In the genome of Phaeodactylum tricornutum CCAP 1055/1 chromosome 18, whole genome shotgun sequence, one region contains:
- a CDS encoding predicted protein, translating to MKRAAATDCEAGDAERTFGHGNDIIPVDIVDSTEPQLAHSLETPKVADDADTPTPALDEDTTIRYSFRVSVHKSDLSHRYDQSRSAPEVTGLNRSWDCSFFQGAQISFTGSNYGLWTLRDISGKCQRWDVLFFSYNLGGPLIAGRIFSMASMLLGLSLLTTMAQALQFYAVSWGIGIILLLLSLVSIFTTSIYNVWAVFWLFTYIIFILAARALFIHPIQRRISQRGCKIVAGLFALCSVCTMLTLIVLKSDFCTCDNITSEALKGRSPGDNACDKECEIGSAGILMILAAFVWAATAVAVLRYGVQPDDLESIIERTTDHTIYGYYPRNSITSRLFGYQTTFTGTVAKASAPLVKMATRRSPGPSKGEGSARDEATAQEVAGEGDDAIELMEASKRMLIKKENEEIEDKRGYCKRGCCDYRVRDRTRRERWAFWTFRVVLGFLIGIYVFLVAIMVGSRGESTTAAKAPDTSFNFITDIVCAFDPLDLSQPFQTFPNKADANSAGYQVAHCGACAFCSNPADIETYVETRKTIAKQAKKCGKISMLGSYEELVACLDDKIGFTEDCTKCWADNMISTGKQCLFTCMVTMFTGFMSNNNVPGAGDQGWLNQCLFCDEKLSGPAFVTCSGVARRRLGIVSEIERNPDEQCQQTDVDWVSVDFDTLFGDYGLVP from the exons ATGAAAAGGGCAGCTGCTACTGATTGTGAAGCTGGCGATGCGGAAAGGACCTTCGGACACGGCAACGACATCATTCCTGTCGATATCGTTGATTCGACGGAACCGCAGCTTGCACATTCGTTGGAAACGCCCAAGGTAGCTGACGATGCGGATACGCCGACGCCAGCACTCGATGAAGATACCACAATTCGGTATTCCTTCAGGGTGAGCGTTCACAAGTCTGACCTCTCGCATAGGTACGATCAGTCGCGGTCAGCGCCAGAGGTCACAGGATTAAATC GGAGCTGGGATTGCTCCTTTTTTCAAGGGGCGCAAATATCGTTTACCGGAAGTAACTACGGATTGTGGACGCTGCGGGATATTTCTG GCAAGTGCCAACGATGGGATGTACTCTTTTTCAGCTACAATCTCGGCGGTCCTTTGATAGCTGGACGCATTTTCAGTATGGCTAGTATGTTATTGGGTTTGTCACTCTTGACTACAATGGCGCAAGCTCTGCAATTTTATGCGGTCAGCTGGGGAATCGGGATCATTTTGCTTCTACTGTCACTCGTGAGTATTTTTACAACCAGTATTTACAATGTCTGGGCGGTCTTTTGGCTTTTCACATACATTATTTTCATTCTAGCGGCGCGAGCATTGTTCATCCATCCGATCCAACGCAGGATTTCACAACGCGGATGCAAGATTGTGGCTGGTTTGTTTGCTCTGTGCAGCGTCTGTACGATGCTCACACTCATCGTTTTAAAAAGTGATTTCTGCACCTGTGACAACATTACGTCGGAAGCGCTCAAAGGCCGCAGCCCTGGCGACAATGCCTGCGACAAGGAGTGCGAGATCGGCTCGGCCGGAATTCTGATGATTCTGGCCGCCTTTGTTTGGGCCGCCACGGCAGTTGCCGTTTTGCGGTACGGCGTCCAACCCGACGATTTGGAGAGCATTATTGAACGGACCACCGACCATACCATATATGGATATTATCCAAGAAACTCCATTACATCCCGTCTGTTCGGTTATCAAACTACTTTCACGGGTACGGTCGCTAAAGCGAGTGCTCCGCTTGTCAAAATGGCGACTCGACGATCGCCGGGTCCTAGCAAGGGCGAAGGGTCCGCGCGCGATGAGGCTACCGCACAAGAGGTGGCGGGTGAAGGAGATGACGCAATTGAGTTGATGGAAGCATCCAAACGAATGCTCATCAAAAAAGAGAATGAAGAGATCGAGGACAAACGAGGGTACTGTAAGAGAGGTTGCTGCGATTATAGGGTCCGCGATCGCACTCGCAGGGAACGTTGGGCGTTTTGGACTTTCCGAGTGGTCCTTGGCTTTCTGATTGGAATCTACGTTTTCTTAGTAGCCATCATGGTTGGTTCTCGAGGTGAAAGTACCACAGCCGCTAAGGCTCCCGACACAAGCTTCAATTTTATCACGGACATCGTCTGTGCTTTTGATCCTCTCGACTTGAGCCAGCCCTTCCAAACTTTCCCAAATAAGGCCGATGCCAATTCGGCCGGGTACCAAGTCGCACACTGCGGGGCCTGCGCATTTTGCTCCAACCCTGCAGATATAGAAACCTACGTTGAAACCCGCAAGACCATTGCCAAACAAGCCAAGAAGTGTGGGAAGATCTCAATGCTGGGAAGTTATGAGGAGTTGGTGGCGTGCCTTGATGACAAAATTGGATTCACAGAAGATTGTACCAAATGCTGGGCAGACAATATGATCAGTACTGGCAAGCAGTGCCTTTTTACTTGCATGGTTACTATGTTTACGGGCTTCATGAGTAACAATAATGTACCAGGAGCTGGTGACCAAGGCTGGCTCAATCAATGTCTCTTCTGCGACGAGAAACTGAGCGGCCCAGCTTTTGTGACGTGCTCAGGGGTCGCGAGACGTCGACTCGGTATCGTTAGCGAAATTGAACGCAATCCAGACGAACAATGCCAACAGACGGACGTTGACTGGGTCAGCGTGGATTTCGATACCCTTTTCGGAGACTACGGACTTGTGCCATGA
- a CDS encoding predicted protein → ELECQTQARLEEIESKIKQNPLTSIQRPILDLKLEYNESNESRFLDGVDALSKEYQSFRKVRGDGNCYYRAFLYRLVEEIRQNEKDSEKIIDWLKTKSWESVLAAGYDEVMLEAFHDTIVELLERILAGTLDEAAFHEEMNQETATSDYCTWYLRVVTATHLKQDPGRFLPFIAEPGLGINDFCQREVEPMGKECEQVQVLALAEAFGVQVTIAYLDGHELLYGRLAQHTFGPDSASIEISLLYRPGHYDILYRCR, encoded by the coding sequence GAGTTGGAATGCCAAACTCAGGCTCGTTTGGAAGAGATCGAAAGCAAAATCAAGCAAAACCCTCTGACTTCCATACAACGTCCCATTTTGGATCTTAAGCTAGAGTATAACGAGTCCAATGAAAGCCGGTTTCTAGACGGCGTTGATGCGTTGAGCAAGGAGTACCAGAGTTTTCGAAAAGTTCGAGGTGACGGCAACTGTTATTACCGCGCCTTTCTTTACAGGCTCGTGGAAGAAATTCGACAAAACGAGAAAGATTCCGAGAAAATAATAGACTGGCTGAAAACAAAATCTTGGGAAAGTGTTCTCGCGGCAGGGTACGACGAGGTAATGCTGGAAGCTTTTCACGATACAATAGTGGAGCTGCTTGAGCGAATCTTGGCCGGAACACTAGACGAAGCAGCGTTCCACGAAGAGATGAATCAAGAAACGGCCACATCAGACTATTGCACTTGGTATCTTCGAGTTGTTACAGCTACGCATTTAAAACAAGACCCGGGGAGATTCTTACCATTCATTGCGGAACCAGGATTGGGGATAAATGATTTTTGCCAGCGCGAGGTTGAACCAATGGGTAAAGAGTGTGAACAAGTACAAGTTCTGGCACTTGCCGAGGCCTTTGGGGTACAAGTGACGATTGCATACTTAGACGGACACGAGCTTTTGTACGGAAGATTGGCTCAGCACACATTTGGACCAGATAGTGCCTCCATCGAAATCTCGCTCTTGTACCGCCCTGGTCACTACGATATCCTGTATCGATGTCGTTAG